From Rhododendron vialii isolate Sample 1 chromosome 10a, ASM3025357v1, the proteins below share one genomic window:
- the LOC131302491 gene encoding polyadenylate-binding protein 2 isoform X3, translating into MESKVLSLRLMKVKMVPFVHLVDYACTPEEVQQHFQSCGTVNRVTILTDKFGQPKGFAYVEFVEVEAVQEALLLNESELHGRQLKVMAKRTNVPGMKQFRGRRFNPYMGYRFRRPYVTPYFYTPYGYGKVPRFRRPMRYMPYY; encoded by the exons ATGGAATCTAAGGTGCTGAGCTTGCGGCTGATGAAGGTGAAGATGGTGCCTTTTGTACATCTG GTTGATTATGCTTGCACCCCTGAAGAAGTTCAGCAGCATTTCCAATCATGTGGCACTGTAAACAGAGTGACAATTTTGACAGATAAGTTTGGTCAACCAAAGGGTTTTGCTTATGTGGAATTCGTAGAAGTagaagctgtccaagaggccctCCTCCTGAATGAATCTGAACTGCATGGCCGTCAGTTGAAG GTTATGGCTAAAAGGACTAACGTTCCTGGGATGAAGCAGTTCCGTGGCAGGCGTTTCAACCCTTACATGGGGTACAGATTCAGGAGGCCGTATGTAACTCCTTATTTCTATACCCCATATGGATATGG GAAGGTCCCTAGGTTCAGAAGGCCAATGCGGTACATGCCTTATTACTGA
- the LOC131302491 gene encoding polyadenylate-binding protein 2 isoform X2, with product MESKVLSLRLMKVKMVPFVHLVIKVDYACTPEEVQQHFQSCGTVNRVTILTDKFGQPKGFAYVEFVEVEAVQEALLLNESELHGRQLKVMAKRTNVPGMKQFRGRRFNPYMGYRFRRPYVTPYFYTPYGYGKVPRFRRPMRYMPYY from the exons ATGGAATCTAAGGTGCTGAGCTTGCGGCTGATGAAGGTGAAGATGGTGCCTTTTGTACATCTGGTAATTAAA GTTGATTATGCTTGCACCCCTGAAGAAGTTCAGCAGCATTTCCAATCATGTGGCACTGTAAACAGAGTGACAATTTTGACAGATAAGTTTGGTCAACCAAAGGGTTTTGCTTATGTGGAATTCGTAGAAGTagaagctgtccaagaggccctCCTCCTGAATGAATCTGAACTGCATGGCCGTCAGTTGAAG GTTATGGCTAAAAGGACTAACGTTCCTGGGATGAAGCAGTTCCGTGGCAGGCGTTTCAACCCTTACATGGGGTACAGATTCAGGAGGCCGTATGTAACTCCTTATTTCTATACCCCATATGGATATGG GAAGGTCCCTAGGTTCAGAAGGCCAATGCGGTACATGCCTTATTACTGA